In Pyrus communis chromosome 1, drPyrComm1.1, whole genome shotgun sequence, the following are encoded in one genomic region:
- the LOC137713112 gene encoding photosynthetic NDH subunit of lumenal location 4, chloroplastic-like, producing MAVSTLILTTPKPLAQIQRPNPPPTTSLSSSKPTSTCSCSSSSFSATANNANKSSWKFSNILSKKSVMDVGMGLLASSMMALSPLEADATRIEYYATVGEPLCDLNFVRSGLGFCDVSVGPGVEAPRGELINIHYTARFADGTVFDSSYKRGRPLTLRIGVGKVIRGLDQGILGGEGVPPMQIGGKRKLQIPSHLAYGPEPAGCFSGDCNIPGNATLVYDINFVGIYSGNRALPGK from the exons atggCGGTTTCTACTCTAATCCTTACAACTCCAAAGCCCCTAGCCCAAATTCAACGCCCTAATCCTCCTCCTACAACCTCACTCTCCTCCTCCAAACCCACTTCCACTTGTtcttgttcatcttcttcattctcagCAACTGCAAACAATGCAAACAAATCTTCctggaaattttcaaatattttgagCAAGAAGTCCGTAATGGATGTGGGTATGGGGCTGTTAGCATCTTCAATGATGGCATTGTCTCCTTTGGAAGCTGACGCCACGAGAATTGAGTACTATGCCACCGTGGGGGAGCCTCTCTGCGACTTGAACTTTGTTCGTTCTGGGCTTGGTTTCTGTGATGTTTCAGTTGGCCCCGGCGTCGAAGCTCCTCGCGGTGAGCTCATCAAT ATTCACTACACCGCAAGATTCGCTGATGGAACAGTCTTTGACAGTAGCTACAAACGAGGCAGACCTCTAACTTTGCGTATTGGTGTTGGCAAG GTTATTAGGGGACTGGATCAAGGTATTTTAGGGGGTGAGGGTGTGCCTCCAATGCAAATAG GGGGAAAGCGGaagcttcaaattccttcaCATTTAGCATATGGGCCAGAACCTGCAGGATGCTTCTCAG GTGACTGCAATATACCTGGAAATGCTACTCTTGTCTACGACATTAATTTTGTTGGTATCTACTCGGGAAATAGAGCATTGCCGGGCAAATAG